One Spinacia oleracea cultivar Varoflay chromosome 4, BTI_SOV_V1, whole genome shotgun sequence DNA segment encodes these proteins:
- the LOC130471381 gene encoding protein FAR1-RELATED SEQUENCE 5-like produces MREDYKIYGDVLVFDTTFRTNKYNLICAPFVGINNHWKNTMFACAFIGDETTESFVWVFETFLKAMGGKHPISIFTDQDAAIAAGIEQVFPSSRHRLCLWHLSKNANSRFGLLKSDKNFKNAFYKCLSGLYGLKEKWCTALSKDFFSAGILSSQRSESTNHAVGFKANKSITLTEFYSIFQATINRWRKTEEKDDFDCTRGIPTSELSMSAILKQAANVYTITLFRDFEKEFKLSVASSTMFKGSVGRTVFFEVWIEGITGSRQEVQYKMEDSTVTCTCKNFEESRWLCFHCLRILHLHSINTIPDRYITTRWTRYAKKQIWEKVDTIKREKGEINNFTGWRLHMIRRYYNLILKGHKIAKARKFIEEKFKTDNKAVDEIIKKEEERKAKEEAAKIAEQEKAKAEAQRQTQDEESTNSEITIVLDPGRANTKGKILTI; encoded by the exons ATGAGAGAAGATTACAAAATATATGGAGATGTTCTAGTTTTTGATACTACATTCAGAACCAATAAGTACAACCTCATATGTGCTCCATTTGTTGGCATCAATAACCATTGGAAAAACACAATGTTTGCTTGTGCTTTCATTGGGGATGAAACCACAGAATCTTTCGTTTGGGTGTTTGAAACTTTTCTGAAGGCTATGGGAGGAAAGCACCCTATATCAATTTTCACTGATCAAGATGCAGCTATTGCTGCTGGAATAGAACAG GTTTTTCCTTCTTCAAGACACAGGTTATGCTTGTGGCACTTGAGTAAAAATGCAAACAGTAGGTTTGGTTTATTGAAGTCTgataaaaacttcaaaaacgCATTCTACAAGTGTTTAAGTGG ATTGTATGGTCTTAAAGAAAAATGGTGTACagctttaagtaaagattttttttctgCCGGTATACTTTCTTCACAAAGGAGTGAAAGTACAAACCATGCTGTTGGATTTAAAGCAAATAAAAGTATAACATTAACAGAGTTCTATAGTATTTTTCAAGCTACAATAAATCGATGGAGAAAAACCGAAGAAAAAGACGACTTTGACTGTACAAGGGGAATACCTACTTCAGAGCTAAGTATGAGTGCTATATTAAAACAGGCAGCAAATGTATACACGATAACACTTTTCCGTGATTTTGAAAAAGAGTTCAAGCTTTCTGTGGCAAGTAGTACAATGTTTAAGGGAAGTGTTGGAAGAACAGTGTTTTTTGAAGTGTGGATAGAAGGAATAACAG GATCAAGGCAAGAAGTTCAATACAAAATGGAAGATTCAACCGTCACTTGCACATGCAAAAACTTTGAAGAATCTAGATGGTtgtgcttccattgtttgagaatATTGCATTTACATTCAATCAATACAATTCCAGATCGTTACATAACAACAAGATGGACTAGATATGCAAAGAAACAGATATGGGAAAAGGTTGATACAATAAAAAGGGAGAAAGGTGAAATCAACAATTTTACTGGTTGGAGATTACATATGATCagaag ATACTATAACTTAATTTTGAAAGGGCATAAGATAGCAAAGGCCAGAAAATTTATCGAGGAGAAGTTTAAAACGGATAATAAAGCAGttgatgaaatcataaaaaaggaagaagaaaggaaggcaaaagaagaagcTGCAAAGATAGCAGAACAAGAAAAGGCAAAAGCTGAAGCACAACGACAAACACAAGACGAAGAATCAACTAATTCTGAAATAACAATTGTGCTTGATCCTGGTCGTGCTAATACTAAAGGAAAGA ttttgacaatatag
- the LOC110794676 gene encoding protein FAR-RED IMPAIRED RESPONSE 1-like — protein MDDDLIDLNIDLNRAIEEKLYNYDENLENHREVYDVEDEDEGTSQQVMVANQCIEEGSIIQSIDTNHSIFENPNNEQEENIDKELDGSLIGEARKTTDEIYDLYCKHAAIIGFSVRKGKNRYKEGTTIVNGKYFYYSAAGIRDPPKNKELKNEDDQSNAKKKERRKRVMITRTKCEAQIFAKKNENGDFEIEKHVVVHNHPLTREISNYLHRSERQMTEPKKEAIEAMSECGLRPMESYRYMSTETGGDDCVGHTMIDHLNYCYKLKMKQIDGKDSQTLVNKLYDIQSIDPEFFFR, from the exons ATGGACGACGATTTAATCGATTTGAATATCGATTTAAATCGCGCAATAGAAGAAAAATTGTATAATTATGACG aaaatttagAGAATCATAGAGAAGTATATGacgttgaagatgaagatgaaggcaCATCTCAGCAAGTTATGGTTGCAAATCAATGTATTGAAGAAG gTTCAATAATACAATCAATTGATACAAACCACAGCATCTTTGAAAATCCAAATAATGAGCAGGAAGAAAACATTGATAAAGAATTAGATGGCAGTTTAATTGGAGAAGCAAGGAAAACAACCGATGAGATTTATGATCTATATTGCAAACATGCTGCTATTATTGGTTTTAGTGTACGAAAAGGGAAGAatagatataaagaaggaaccaCAATTGTTAATGGAAAATACTTCTACTACTCTGCTGCTGGAATAAGAGACCCTCCTAAAAACAAAGAACTCAAAAATGAAGATGATCAATCAAAtgcaaagaagaaagaaaggagaaagagggttatgataacaagaacaaaatgtgaagctcaaatatttgcaaagaagaatgaaaatggagattttgaaatagaaaagcaTGTAGTGGTACATAATCACCCATTGACAAGAGAAATAAGTAATTATCTCCACCGATCGGAACGACAAATGACAGAACCTAAAAAAGAAGCTATTGAGGCAATGTCAGAATGTGGTCTAAGACCAATGGAGTCTTATAGGTATATGTCAACAGAAACTGGCGGAGACGACTGTGTAGGTCATACGATGATTGATCATCTAAACTACTGCTACAagttaaaaatgaagcaaattgATGGCAAGGATTCACAAACACTAGTGAACAAACTGTATGACATACAATCAATAGATCCCGAGTTCTTTTTCAGATAA